One Pseudonocardia abyssalis DNA segment encodes these proteins:
- a CDS encoding ABC transporter permease, which produces MTAPPVTRRVGRSEQAAVGLPRFLWIPAGLAFALIALPVVGLGLRTDWPRLPELLLSEASLDALRLSLITATCSTAICILLGGPLAVVLARGRLPGLQFLRSIVLLPLVLPPVVGGLALLYLVGRTGLVGQGLELAFGITVPFTTAAVVLAQTFVALPFLVVSLEGALRTSGQRYEAVAATLGASPALAFRRVTVPLVLPGLLSGAVLAFARCLGEFGATIAFAGSLEGTTRTLPLLVYLARESDVDAAVALSLLLVVVAILVIAIARPRTVAS; this is translated from the coding sequence TGGATCCCGGCCGGCCTCGCGTTCGCGCTGATCGCGCTGCCCGTGGTCGGGCTGGGGTTGCGGACCGACTGGCCGCGGCTGCCCGAGCTCCTGCTCAGCGAGGCCTCGCTCGACGCGCTGCGCCTGTCGCTGATCACCGCGACCTGCTCGACCGCGATCTGCATCCTGCTGGGCGGGCCGCTCGCGGTCGTGCTCGCCCGCGGCCGGCTGCCCGGGCTGCAGTTCCTGCGCTCGATCGTGCTGCTGCCGCTGGTGCTGCCGCCCGTCGTCGGCGGGTTGGCACTGCTCTACCTCGTCGGGCGCACCGGGCTCGTCGGGCAGGGGCTGGAGCTGGCGTTCGGGATCACCGTGCCGTTCACGACGGCCGCGGTCGTGCTCGCGCAGACGTTCGTCGCGCTGCCGTTCCTCGTCGTCAGCCTGGAGGGGGCACTGCGGACGTCCGGGCAGCGCTACGAGGCGGTCGCGGCCACGCTCGGGGCGTCGCCCGCACTCGCGTTCCGGAGGGTGACGGTGCCGCTCGTGCTGCCCGGGCTGCTGTCCGGGGCCGTGCTCGCCTTCGCCCGCTGCCTGGGCGAGTTCGGGGCCACGATCGCGTTCGCCGGGAGCCTGGAGGGCACCACGCGGACGTTGCCGCTGCTCGTCTACCTGGCCAGGGAGTCCGACGTGGACGCCGCGGTGGCGCTGTCGCTGCTGCTCGTCGTCGTCGCGATCCTGGTGATCGCGATCGCGCGGCCGCGGACGGTGGCGTCATGA
- the serS gene encoding serine--tRNA ligase encodes MHDPRVLLDPATDAVRKLARRGFALDVTALEKLLAARNSAIGRGDDARGESKRVATSVKGASPEERPTLVERARELKTVVAAAEEEHRALEAELQELLLGIPNLPADELPDGTSDADAELVRSWGEPQRIEKPLDHVDLGEKLDILDFARATKLSGPRFAVLKGKGAKLERALARYFLDLAERHGYTEFSVPTLVNTTTMTGTGQLPKFEQDLFRTGVDERALYLIPTAEVPLTNLHAKETLPAEDLPLAYTAHTPCFRSEAGSYGRDTRGLVRLHEFSKVELVRLVDPARSREELELLLGHAEAVLQGLGLAYRVVRLAAGDIGFSAECTYDIEVWLPGQQAFREIASASDFGVFQARRAGIRTKAKDGTRGFAATLNSSALPIGRTLVAILEQGQQPDGSVRLPQALFPYTGFEVLEPA; translated from the coding sequence ATGCACGACCCCCGCGTCCTGCTCGACCCCGCCACCGACGCCGTCCGCAAGCTGGCGCGGCGCGGCTTCGCCCTCGACGTCACCGCGCTCGAGAAGCTGCTGGCCGCCCGCAACTCCGCGATCGGGCGCGGTGACGACGCGCGCGGGGAGTCCAAGCGCGTCGCCACCTCGGTCAAGGGCGCCTCGCCCGAGGAGCGCCCGACACTGGTCGAGCGGGCCCGCGAGCTCAAGACCGTCGTCGCCGCGGCGGAGGAGGAGCACCGCGCGCTGGAGGCCGAGCTGCAGGAGCTGCTGCTCGGCATCCCCAACCTCCCCGCCGACGAGCTGCCCGACGGCACCTCCGACGCCGACGCCGAGCTGGTCCGGAGCTGGGGTGAGCCGCAGCGGATCGAGAAGCCGCTCGACCACGTCGACCTCGGCGAGAAGCTCGACATCCTCGACTTCGCGCGAGCGACGAAGCTGTCGGGCCCGCGCTTCGCGGTGCTGAAGGGCAAGGGCGCGAAGCTCGAGCGCGCGCTCGCCCGCTACTTCCTCGACCTCGCCGAGCGGCACGGCTACACCGAGTTCTCGGTGCCCACGCTGGTCAACACCACGACGATGACCGGCACCGGGCAGCTGCCGAAGTTCGAGCAGGACCTCTTCCGGACCGGCGTCGACGAGCGCGCGCTCTACCTCATCCCCACCGCCGAGGTCCCGCTGACGAACCTGCACGCCAAGGAGACCCTCCCCGCCGAGGACCTCCCGCTCGCCTACACCGCACACACGCCGTGCTTCCGCTCGGAGGCCGGCTCCTACGGCCGCGACACCCGCGGCCTGGTGCGGCTGCACGAGTTCTCGAAGGTCGAGCTGGTGCGCCTCGTCGACCCGGCGCGCTCGCGCGAGGAGCTGGAGCTGCTCCTCGGCCACGCCGAGGCCGTCCTGCAGGGTCTGGGGCTCGCCTACCGCGTCGTGCGGCTCGCGGCGGGCGACATCGGGTTCTCCGCGGAGTGCACCTACGACATCGAGGTGTGGCTGCCCGGGCAGCAGGCGTTCCGCGAGATCGCCTCGGCGTCGGACTTCGGCGTGTTCCAGGCCCGCCGGGCCGGGATCCGCACGAAGGCCAAGGACGGCACCCGCGGCTTCGCGGCCACGCTCAACAGCTCGGCGCTGCCGATCGGCCGCACGCTCGTCGCAATCCTGGAGCAGGGCCAGCAACCCGACGGCTCGGTCCGCCTGCCGCAGGCGCTGTTCCCCTACACCGGCTTCGAGGTGCTGGAACCCGCCTGA
- a CDS encoding AMIN-like domain-containing (lipo)protein, with protein MSRTPSFALITPPLITLLLVAGCAGAPPSTPSPSAVPTTTTPPAATTTAPAPPTVVPTATEASSDAGGFGLLSAVRVAGQGATDRIVFEFAEAVPGYRISYVDLPVTSDPAGEEVPLAGSAALQISLIGSSAYREVGDAEPAFPVPRRLSGDTSQVTELVNLGDFERVLVWAAGVRERTGFTVTTLDAPPRLVIDVAR; from the coding sequence ATGAGCCGTACGCCGTCGTTCGCGCTGATCACCCCGCCGCTGATCACCCTGCTCCTGGTGGCGGGCTGCGCGGGCGCCCCACCCAGCACCCCGTCCCCGTCGGCGGTCCCGACGACGACCACGCCGCCCGCCGCGACGACGACCGCCCCCGCCCCGCCGACGGTCGTGCCGACCGCCACCGAGGCCTCCTCCGACGCCGGCGGGTTCGGGCTGCTCAGCGCGGTACGGGTGGCCGGGCAGGGTGCCACCGACCGGATCGTGTTCGAGTTCGCCGAGGCCGTCCCCGGGTACCGGATCTCCTACGTCGACCTCCCCGTCACGAGCGACCCCGCGGGCGAGGAGGTGCCGCTGGCCGGCAGCGCGGCGCTGCAGATCTCCCTGATCGGGTCGAGCGCGTACCGGGAGGTCGGCGACGCGGAGCCCGCGTTCCCGGTGCCGCGCCGGCTCTCCGGCGACACCTCCCAGGTCACCGAGCTGGTGAACCTCGGCGACTTCGAGCGCGTGCTCGTCTGGGCCGCCGGGGTGCGCGAGCGCACCGGGTTCACGGTCACCACGCTGGACGCCCCGCCCCGCCTGGTGATCGACGTCGCCCGCTGA
- a CDS encoding S8 family peptidase gives MTRLIMRIAPLVIALLCASTLVGPAAYATQPEPDLSSDYVVHARTAAEARAAARALGVEPTVLFERAFSGFAARLSRTQVAELQDRPGVIGVEEDLRITPLEPRSQRMSDQLTEGTQTNPQNWGLDRIDQRNLPLDNSYTTRATGEGVTVYVLDTGVDVSHPQFDGRASEAVNTIDDISGDCDGHGTVVAGIAAARDFGVAKGAQVRSVKVLDCTGAGTLSSLLAGIDWVARNQRGPSVAVMSWSYGPSDVLLAAVSELVGRGVFVASSAGNTGGDDCGVAPRASDGVLVVANSTIDDQRASSSSTGECVDLYGPGTGIISSVPGGGTASYTGTSMAAPHAAGVAALYKQTFGDAPSSTVEQWLVQNATPGVVRGGETGDTPNLLLNTGGL, from the coding sequence GTGACCCGCTTGATCATGCGCATCGCCCCTCTGGTGATCGCGCTGCTGTGCGCCTCGACGCTCGTCGGACCGGCCGCGTACGCGACCCAGCCCGAGCCGGACCTCTCCTCCGACTACGTCGTGCACGCCCGCACGGCCGCCGAGGCGAGGGCCGCGGCGCGTGCGCTGGGCGTCGAGCCGACGGTGCTGTTCGAACGGGCCTTCTCCGGGTTCGCCGCCCGGCTCTCGCGCACGCAGGTGGCGGAGCTGCAGGACCGGCCGGGCGTGATCGGCGTCGAGGAGGACCTGCGGATCACGCCGCTGGAGCCGCGGTCGCAGCGGATGAGCGACCAGCTCACCGAGGGCACCCAGACCAATCCGCAGAACTGGGGCCTGGACCGCATCGACCAGCGCAACCTGCCGCTGGACAACAGCTACACCACCCGGGCGACGGGCGAGGGCGTCACGGTCTACGTGCTCGACACCGGGGTCGACGTCAGCCACCCGCAGTTCGACGGCCGCGCGAGCGAGGCCGTCAACACCATCGACGACATCTCCGGCGACTGCGACGGCCACGGCACCGTGGTCGCCGGCATCGCCGCGGCCCGCGACTTCGGGGTGGCCAAGGGCGCGCAGGTGCGCTCGGTGAAGGTCCTCGACTGCACGGGGGCCGGCACCCTGTCCTCGCTGCTCGCGGGCATCGACTGGGTGGCACGCAACCAGCGGGGCCCGTCGGTCGCGGTCATGTCGTGGAGCTACGGCCCGTCCGACGTGCTGCTCGCGGCGGTCAGCGAGCTGGTCGGCCGCGGCGTCTTCGTCGCGTCGTCGGCGGGCAACACCGGCGGCGACGACTGCGGCGTCGCCCCCCGCGCTTCCGACGGGGTGCTCGTCGTCGCGAACTCCACGATCGACGACCAGCGCGCGTCGTCGTCGAGCACGGGGGAGTGCGTCGACCTCTACGGCCCCGGCACCGGGATCATCTCCAGCGTCCCCGGCGGCGGCACGGCGTCCTACACGGGGACGTCGATGGCCGCCCCGCACGCCGCGGGCGTGGCCGCGCTCTACAAGCAGACCTTCGGCGACGCCCCGAGCAGCACCGTCGAGCAGTGGCTCGTCCAGAACGCGACGCCCGGCGTGGTCCGCGGCGGCGAGACGGGCGACACCCCGAACCTGCTGCTCAACACCGGCGGGCTGTAG
- a CDS encoding TOBE domain-containing protein, whose protein sequence is MRALLRRVIRDGKQTAVLVTHSALDALVLADRVVVLTEGRVVEDGGTREVLARPRSPFTARIAGLDLIPGVRDVDGLRTPDGLLVSGRADGVEVGDAAVAVFPPSAVAVHTTRPGGSPRNALRVRLAAIEPRGDVVRLRAGAAPGGPAWADGLAADVTPAAVADLAVEPGDELWFVIKATEVAIHGAG, encoded by the coding sequence ATGCGCGCGTTGCTGCGCCGGGTCATCCGGGACGGCAAGCAGACCGCGGTGCTCGTCACGCACTCCGCGCTCGACGCGCTGGTGCTCGCCGACCGCGTCGTCGTGCTCACCGAGGGGCGGGTCGTCGAGGACGGCGGCACCCGCGAGGTACTGGCCCGCCCGCGCAGTCCGTTCACCGCCCGGATCGCCGGGCTCGACCTGATCCCGGGGGTTCGCGACGTCGACGGCCTGCGCACCCCGGACGGGCTGCTGGTCTCCGGTCGCGCCGACGGCGTCGAGGTCGGGGACGCGGCGGTCGCGGTGTTCCCGCCGTCGGCCGTCGCCGTCCACACGACGCGGCCCGGCGGCAGCCCGCGCAACGCGCTGCGGGTCCGGCTCGCCGCGATCGAGCCGCGGGGCGACGTCGTGCGGCTGCGCGCCGGGGCTGCGCCGGGCGGACCGGCCTGGGCCGACGGCCTCGCCGCCGACGTCACCCCGGCCGCGGTCGCCGACCTGGCGGTGGAGCCCGGTGACGAGCTCTGGTTCGTGATCAAGGCGACCGAGGTGGCCATCCACGGCGCCGGCTGA